The Pedobacter roseus genome contains a region encoding:
- a CDS encoding asparaginase — translation MTKILIIYTGGTIGMINDPTNGMLIPFDFQQIKENVPELGRLDYHLDVHSFNPVLDSSNMDPEIWKTLAELVYNKYDQYDGFVILHGSDTMAFTASALSFMLENLDKPVVLTGSQLPIGEIRTDAKENLITALEIAATKEDGKALFPEVCIYFDAQLFRGNRSIKYNSEKFEAFRSPNYPVLAEAGVHLQFHRNYILKATGGELKLHTNFNSNIGVLKLYPGITPQAVQAITDSKVDAIILETFGSGNTSTAQWFLDSLRQAILNGKIIIDISQCKKGSVQLGRYETSRELLKMGIVSGYDLTFEATVTKLMFVMGLGLSVEESRKLMDESLRGELTKD, via the coding sequence ATGACCAAAATACTTATAATTTATACCGGTGGTACCATTGGTATGATTAACGATCCTACAAACGGGATGTTGATTCCGTTTGATTTCCAGCAGATAAAAGAAAACGTTCCGGAACTGGGCCGTTTAGATTACCACTTAGATGTACACTCTTTCAATCCGGTGTTGGATTCATCAAACATGGATCCTGAAATATGGAAAACATTGGCCGAACTCGTTTATAATAAATACGATCAGTACGATGGTTTTGTAATCCTGCACGGATCTGATACGATGGCTTTTACCGCTTCGGCACTGAGTTTTATGCTCGAAAATCTCGATAAACCTGTTGTTTTAACAGGATCGCAATTGCCGATAGGAGAAATCAGGACTGATGCCAAAGAAAATTTAATTACTGCGTTAGAAATTGCCGCAACTAAAGAAGATGGCAAAGCACTATTCCCGGAGGTTTGCATTTATTTTGATGCACAATTGTTTAGGGGCAACCGCTCTATTAAATACAATAGCGAGAAGTTTGAAGCTTTCCGCTCGCCAAATTACCCCGTACTTGCAGAGGCTGGAGTACATTTACAGTTTCACAGAAATTATATTTTAAAAGCTACCGGCGGTGAGTTAAAATTACATACCAATTTTAATTCGAATATTGGTGTGCTTAAATTATATCCGGGAATCACCCCGCAGGCTGTTCAGGCCATCACCGATTCTAAGGTCGATGCCATTATTTTAGAAACCTTTGGTTCAGGCAACACCTCCACCGCACAATGGTTTTTAGATAGTTTACGCCAGGCCATTTTAAATGGAAAAATCATTATCGATATCTCTCAGTGTAAAAAAGGCTCAGTACAGCTTGGTCGCTACGAAACCAGTAGGGAGTTGTTAAAAATGGGCATAGTAAGCGGCTACGATTTAACTTTCGAAGCTACGGTAACCAAACTGATGTTCGTAATGGGCTTGGGTTTATCAGTTGAAGAAAGCCGTAAATTGATGGATGAATCGTTGCGGGGAGAGCTAACAAAGGATTAA
- a CDS encoding TatD family hydrolase yields the protein MIFTDTHTHLYYEQDAEKQAQLMERCFESDVNRLFLPNVDVKSIAMIDDLVAKYPENCFAMAGLHPCDVKEDYLALLDEIYKSIASRKIYAIGEIGIDLYWDKSTLAIQQDAFRKQIAWAKELGLPIVIHCREAFDEVFEVLESERDEKLRGIFHCFTGNLAQAKQAIYLNFYLGIGGVVTYKKAGLDLVLADIPLTNLVLETDSPYLAPVPFRGKPNESSYLVYIAQKLADIYGVSIEEIADVTTENSKKIFGI from the coding sequence ATGATCTTCACCGATACCCATACCCATCTATATTACGAACAGGATGCCGAAAAACAGGCGCAGCTAATGGAACGTTGTTTTGAAAGCGATGTGAACCGTTTGTTTTTGCCCAATGTTGACGTGAAATCGATCGCGATGATTGATGACCTGGTGGCTAAATACCCTGAAAACTGTTTTGCAATGGCCGGCCTGCATCCCTGTGATGTAAAAGAAGATTACCTTGCGCTGTTAGATGAAATTTATAAAAGTATTGCTAGTCGGAAAATTTATGCCATTGGCGAAATCGGGATCGATTTATATTGGGATAAAAGCACTTTAGCTATCCAGCAAGATGCCTTTCGCAAGCAGATTGCCTGGGCAAAGGAGTTGGGGTTGCCGATTGTAATCCATTGCAGAGAAGCTTTTGATGAAGTTTTTGAAGTATTGGAAAGTGAACGTGATGAAAAATTGCGTGGTATATTCCATTGTTTCACTGGAAATTTGGCTCAGGCAAAACAGGCTATTTACCTTAATTTTTATTTAGGCATTGGTGGTGTGGTCACGTATAAAAAAGCGGGTTTGGATCTGGTATTGGCAGATATTCCTTTAACTAATCTGGTTTTAGAAACCGATTCTCCCTACCTGGCACCAGTTCCTTTCCGTGGTAAACCTAACGAAAGCAGTTACCTGGTTTATATCGCGCAAAAATTGGCTGATATTTATGGCGTTTCTATTGAAGAAATAGCAGATGTAACCACAGAAAATTCGAAGAAAATATTCGGGATTTAA